One stretch of Brettanomyces nanus chromosome 4, complete sequence DNA includes these proteins:
- a CDS encoding uncharacterized protein (BUSCO:EOG09342EAB~MEROPS:MER0002635), whose translation MDTLIHSASDFLDRPGFNWKGLIIGFSTVNFLFESYLKLRQIQTVRANGEKIPDELKGKIDTKTAIKSSNYSLSKLKFSIVGSLYGLVQNVIAYKFDLLPKLWNATGGFMSTLLSKNMVPAFMSGIITHSLFFCGAMTLFSTFLSIPLSYYQNFILEEKYGFNKLTPRMWVTDMVKGFSVGLVLGGPILAAFLRIIDYFGDKFMYYLSIFMGIVQIFLIIVYPKFIQPLYNKLTPLEDGELKTSIEKLASENKFPLDKLYVIDGSKRSSHSNAYFMGLPWGSKQIVLFDTLIDQCTVPQVVGVLGHEIGHWALSHTTKLLAINQFHMFWIFTFFAAFVKNSSLYQSFGFFNEQPILIGFMLFGDILGPVDSLVGFAMSQLSRTYEYQADEYSTKLGYGEDLKDSLVSLNKENLSSLVVDWLYSAYTYDHPHLVERLNHIDEVQEKIAKKE comes from the coding sequence ATGGACACGTTAATTCACTCCGCAAGCGACTTCCTTGATCGCCCAGGCTTCAATTGGAAAGGCCTTATAATCGGCTTTTCCACAGTTAATTTCTTGTTCGAGTCCTATCTAAAGTTGAGACAGATCCAGACAGTCAGAGCTAATGGAGAAAAAATAcctgatgaattgaaggGAAAGATCGACACCAAAACTGCCATTAAGTCCAGCAACTATTCCCTCAGTAAGTTGAAATTTAGTATTGTCGGCAGTCTTTATGGTCTTGTCCAGAATGTCATCGCCTATAAGTTTGACCTTTTGCCCAAGTTGTGGAATGCAACTGGTGGATTCATGTCTACGTTGCTCTCCAAAAACATGGTTCCTGCTTTCATGTCCGGTATAATTACCCACTCGTTGTTTTTCTGCGGTGCAATGACCCTTTTCTCAACTTTTCTAAGTATTCCTCTAAGCTACTATCAGAACtttattcttgaagagaagtaTGGCTTCAACAAATTAACTCCTAGAATGTGGGTCACAGACATGGTGAAAGGATTTTCCGTCGGTTTGGTCCTGGGAGGCCCAATTTTGGCTGCATTCCTTAGGATCATTGACTATTTTGGCGATAAGTTCATGTATTATCTTTCCATATTTATGGGCATCGTTCAaatctttttgatcatTGTTTACCCAAAGTTCATTCAGCCTTTATACAACAAATTAACCCCATTGGAAGATGGCGAGTTGAAAACTtcaattgagaagttggccTCTGAAAACAAATTTCCATTGGACAAGTTATATGTCATTGATGGTTCCAAAAGATCTTCGCACTCGAATGCTTACTTTATGGGTCTCCCTTGGGGTTCCAAGCAGATTGTTTTGtttgatactttgatcGATCAATGCACAGTTCCACAGGTCGTTGGTGTGCTAGGCCACGAAATCGGTCATTGGGCTCTTTCTCATACTACAAAATTGTTGGCTATCAATCAATTCCATATGTTTTGGatcttcactttctttgctGCTTTTGTTAAGAACAGCTCTCTTTATCAGAGttttggcttctttaaTGAGCAGCCTATTCTTATTGGATTCATGCTCTTCGGTGATATTCTAGGTCCTGTGGACTCCCTTGTTGGCTTTGCCATGAGTCAGCTTTCCAGAACCTACGAGTACCAAGCAGATGAGTACTCCACCAAGTTGGGttatggagaagatttgaaggaCTCGCTTGTTTCTCTTAATAAGGAGAACTTGAGCTCCTTAGTTGTCGACTGGCTTTACTCGGCCTACACCTACGACCATCCCCACTTGGTTGAGAGATTGAACCATATTGATGAGGttcaggagaagattgCCAAAAAAGAGTGA
- a CDS encoding uncharacterized protein (EggNog:ENOG41): MLLSICLATFISFSHCAPVYNSSGSVQSLAWNMPYINYKPSGVLLESDAVYDYLDSLAVFIQLANCNTDEFQQVYKNCYFFPANLSSSECGSVELVRFLRPRARDSILDIEKIPFLRTSSQAGIFLDHNAKRIVIAIRSDVNMIDHLPFMADDKAVYSPLIYNSKFWKSVFVNSTIISALGKQTAEQFYDSKKNKAKLRTKTSWGKPIFKVHAGFQDLSNRYFEDLFAEVVLLTKQYKNYHLVLTGHSVGGAVASMLSLTLLDIGFNNTLVTFNSPKPWSQKLADHYDSISFTKRLHSRVILREQDALVDTERGHLRVWNSHDGFTGFPANTVIDGIGMFNGYKHSGLSIVTPQRKLVVNHEHPTFYLESEWRVSSILRNSRVDIGITASFEPHNFILRDLLACTKLHK, translated from the coding sequence ATGCTTTTATCCATTTGTCTTGCTAcattcatttctttctctcattGTGCACCTGTTTACAATTCGTCTGGTTCAGTTCAGTCGCTGGCTTGGAATATGCCCTATATCAACTACAAGCCTAGTGGAGTACTACTCGAAAGCGATGCTGTGTACGATTACCTTGATTCATTAGCTGTTTTTATTCAGTTGGCCAATTGTAACACTGACGAGTTCCAGCAAGTTTACAAGAAttgttatttttttcctgcAAATCTGTCCTCGTCAGAGTGTGGGTCAGTGGAACTCGTTCGATTTCTCAGACCTAGAGCCAGAGATAGCATTCTTGATATAGAGAAAATCCCTTTTTTGAGAACCTCTTCCCAAGCAGGAATATTTTTAGATCATAATGCCAAAAGAATTGTCATAGCCATTCGATCCGATGTGAATATGATTGACCACCTCCCATTTATGGCTGATGATAAAGCAGTTTATTCACCATTGATCTACAATTCCAAATTTTGGAAGTCTGTTTTTGTTAACTCTACCATTATTTCGGCTTTGGGAAAGCAGACTGCAGAACAGTTTTATGATAGCAAGAAAAATAAGGCCAAACTCCGTACGAAAACGTCTTGGGGAAAGCCTATTTTTAAAGTTCATGCCGGTTTCCAGGACCTTTCTAACAGATACTTTGAGGACTTGTTTGCAGAAGTCGTACTATTGACCAAACAGTACAAGAATTATCATTTGGTATTGACGGGTCATTCTGTTGGTGGAGCTGTTGCCTCTATGTTGTCATTGACTCTTTTGGATATTGGATTCAATAATACGCTTGTAACCTTCAACTCTCCAAAACCTTGGTCTCAAAAGTTAGCAGACCATTACGATTCTATCTCTTTTACAAAAAGACTACATTCTAGGGTGATATTACGGGAACAAGATGCTCTTGTTGATACCGAAAGAGGTCATTTGAGAGTTTGGAACTCACATGACGGTTTTACAGGTTTCCCTGCCAATACTGTAATTGATGGAATCGGGATGTTTAACGGTTATAAGCACAGCGGGTTGTCGATAGTTACACCACAGAGAAAGTTGGTTGTCAATCATGAGCATCCAACGTTCTATCTTGAGTCTGAATGGCGAGTCAGTTCCATTTTACGAAACAGCCGCGTCGATATTGGTATCACTGCATCCTTTGAACCACATAATTTCATTCTGCGTGATCTGCTCGCCTGTACTAAACTCCATAAGTGA
- the RPS6 gene encoding 40S ribosomal protein S6 (BUSCO:EOG09343QKQ), which produces MKLNIAYPVNGTQKSIEIDDDLKLRNFYDKRIGQEVEGDNLGDEFKGYVFKVTGGNDKQGFPMKQGVVAPSRVRLLFAKGYTGYRPRRVGVRKRKSIRGCIVGSDLAALNLTVTKQGEKDIEGLTDAQAPKRLGPKRANHIRKFFGLTKEDDVRQFVIRREVVKGDKKYTKAPKIQRLVTPQRLQRKRAVKAHKIKNAQAQRDAAAEYAQLLAKRLHERKAEKAEIRKRRASSLKA; this is translated from the exons ATGAAG TTAAACATTGCTTACCCAGTGAACGGTACTCAAAAGAGCATTGAGATCGATGACGACCTCAAATTGAGAAACTTTTACGACAAAAGGATCGGtcaggaagttgaaggtgacAACCTTGGCGATGAATTCAAAGGTTACGTCTTCAAAGTTACCGGTGGTAACGATAAGCAAGGTTTCCCTATGAAGCAGGGTGTTGTTGCTCCTAGCAGAGTCAGATTGTTGTTTGCTAAGGGCTACACTGGCTACAGACCAAGAAGAGTTGGTgtgagaaagagaaagtcCATCAGAGGTTGTATCGTTGGTAGCGATTTAGCTGCTCTTAACTTGACTGTTACAAAACAGGGTGAGAAGGATATTGAAGGTTTGACTGATGCTCAGGCTCCAAAGAGATTGGGACCTAAGAGAGCCAACCACATCAGaaagttctttggtttGACCAAGGAGGATGATGTTAGACAGTTTGTtatcagaagagaagttgTCAAGGGTGACAAGAAGTACACCAAGGCTCCAAAGATCCAGAGATTGGTTACCCCCCAAAGGCtacagagaaagagagcTGTCAAAGCTCATAAGATCAAGAACGCTCAGGCACAGAGAgatgctgctgctgagTACGCCCAGTTGTTGGCCAAGCGTTTGCACGAGCGTAAGGCTGAGAAGGCCGAgatcagaaagagaagagctTCATCTTTGAAGGCTTAA
- the ATP2 gene encoding atp2, beta subunit of the F1 sector of mitochondrial F1F0 ATP synthase has product MVARLFANTTRTALKAVKASSAFQRGLATAALAKGEVTAVIGAVVDVKFQPGQLPPILNALRMDNQGNKLILEVSQHLGENTVRTIAMDGTEGLVRGQEVIDTGGPISVPVGRGTLGRILNVIGDPVDNRGPVDCKERKPIHADPPAFVEQSTEAQVLETGIKVVDLLAPYARGGKIGLFGGAGVGKTVFIQELINNVAKAHGGFSVFTGVGERTREGNDLYREMQETGVINLDGESKVALVFGQMNEPPGARARVALTGLTIAEYFRDEEGQDVLLFIDNIFRFTQAGSEVSALLGRIPSAVGYQPTLATDMGLLQERITTTKKGSVTSVQAVYVPADDLTDPAPATTFAHLDATTVLSRGISELGIYPAVDPLDSKSRLLDADVVGQEHYDVATHVQETLQAYKSLQDIIAILGMDELSEQDKLTVERARKIQRFLSQPFHVAEVFTGIPGKLVKLEETVQSFKAVLEGKYDNIPEAAFYMVGGIEDVIAKAEKLATEED; this is encoded by the coding sequence TGCCGTTATTGGTGCCGTCGTCGATGTCAAGTTCCAACCAGGCCAATTGCCACCTATTTTGAATGCTTTGAGGATGGATAACCAAGGTAACAAGTTGATCTTGGAGGTGTCTCAGCATTTGGGTGAGAACACTGTTAGAACCATTGCTATGGATGGTACTGAGGGTTTGGTTAGAGGTCAAGAAGTTATTGATACTGGTGGCCCTATTTCTGTCCCAGTCGGTAGAGGTACCTTGGGTAGAATCTTAAACGTTATCGGCGATCCTGTCGACAACAGAGGTCCTGTTGATTGCAAGGAGAGAAAGCCAATTCACGCTGATCCCCCTGCTTTTGTTGAACAGTCTACTGAGGCTCAGGTTTTGGAGACCGGTATCAAGGTCGTCGACTTATTGGCCCCTTACGCTAGAGGTGGTAAAATTGGTTTGTTCGGTGGTGCCGGTGTGGGTAAGACAGTGTTCATTCAGGAATTGATTAACAATGTTGCCAAGGCTCATGGTGGTTTTTCTGTGTTCACCGGTGTTGGTGAGAGAACCAGAGAAGGTAACGATTTGTACAGAGAAATGCAAGAGACTGGTGTCATTAATTTGGATGGAGAGTCCAAGGTCGCATTGGTTTTCGGTCAGATGAACGAGCCTCCTGGAGCTAGAGCTAGAGTTGCCTTAACTGGTTTGACTATTGCTGAGTACTtcagagatgaagagggTCAGGATGTCTTGTTGTTCATCGACAACATTTTCAGATTCACTCAGGCCGGTTCCGAGGTGTCTGCCTTGTTAGGTAGAATTCCATCTGCTGTTGGTTACCAACCAACTTTGGCCACCGATATGGGTTTGTTGCAAGAAAGAATTACCACCACCAAAAAGGGTTCTGTTACCTCTGTCCAGGCCGTTTACGTTCCTGCTGATGATTTGACCGATCCGGCTCCGGCTACCACTTTTGCTCACTTGGACGCCACCACTGTCTTGTCTAGAGGTATCTCCGAGTTGGGTATCTACCCTGCCGTTGATCCGTTGGATTCCAAGTCTAGATTACTAGATGCCGATGTTGTCGGTCAAGAACATTATGACGTTGCAACTCATGTCCAAGAGACTTTGCAGGCTTACAAGTCCTTGCAAGATATTATTGCCATTTTGGGTATGGATGAATTATCTGAACAAGATAAGCTTACCGTTGAGAGAGCCAGAAAGATTCAAAGATTTTTGTCTCAACCATTCCACGTTGCTGAGGTCTTCACTGGTATTCCAGGTAAGTTGGTCAAGTTGGAGGAGACCGTTCAGTCTTTCAAGGCTGTTTTGGAAGGTAAATACGATAACATCCCAGAGGCTGCCTTCTACATGGTTGGTGGTATTGAGGACGTTATTGCCAAGGCTGAGAAGTTGGCTACAGAGGAAGACTAA
- a CDS encoding uncharacterized protein (BUSCO:EOG093418LO~EggNog:ENOG41), which translates to MVSEGFAVDVPVTNLDVDDDDDEFRIDDDIASTSVDLENLGIFSSDQRSVLSKIGQGFRKMFSRGQNGAGFKYMDNIELFDHGRSRSSSSFADLGDLTTDSRIKKRRLLWKHLFGFMIAAFLATLIGLATLASKSKFSQPSDSKVLKKPLLSNGTTQFYPTTLVISLDGFHPHYISGEVTPFLHQLLTEETSYSAPYMTPTNPSVTFTNHYTLVTGLKPIYHGIISNNFYDSAQNEEFIDTDDSIALNPKWWGGEPVWSTAARHGVSSAVHMWPGSEVKRYDDLNPMYVDKFNKTELLSRKLERICTWLDLPIGKRPELLMSYVPNVDTAGHKYGISGEALKQELKYVDEYLKGIYVNLSERNLLDVVNVIILSDHGMAPTSNGRIIYLDDIVGKENLAKVEYTDGWPMYGIRLYNDSDVERVFKDMKRNYLIDIHKNHYSIHLREEITDEMFGGSDGKYASRIAPIWILPKVGYSIITRAEMNQKGGKYTPLGVHGYSRTEVLMRALFMGTGPFFQTRLGKKNIKLKPFSNTEVYNIICDSLNIEPASNNGTYTSPSYIQLDNILEEGWKDPHQYPDVPFPVEILDVKSTYDLLYSGDVDTDGKWKGTEETEESEDENDSEESETDMEDVNPPETEPVKDGSDESQGSDDDRHGSDDDHHGSESTVWSKLGDIVDDLVDGIGNMIGDVEEAIEPR; encoded by the coding sequence ATGGTAAGTGAGGGCTTTGCTGTGGATGTTCCGGTAACAAATTTGGATgtcgatgatgacgatgatgaattcAGGATTGACGATGACATTGCATCCACTTCGGTGGATCTGGAGAATTTGGGCATATTCAGCAGTGATCAACGTTCCGTACTCTCTAAGATAGGGCAAGGGTTTCGCAAGATGTTCAGTCGAGGACAAAATGGCGCTGGTTTCAAATACATGGACAACATTGAACTTTTTGACCATGGCAGATCGAGATCATCTTCGAGCTTTGCTGATTTAGGCGATCTCACAACCGATTCTCGTAttaaaaagagaaggttgTTGTGGAAGCATCTTTTCGGCTTTATGATTGCAGCTTTTTTAGCCACTCTTATTGGTTTGGCCACGTTGGCTTCGAAATCGAAATTCTCTCAGCCTTCAGATTCCAAGGTGCTCAAGAAACCTCTTCTTAGTAACGGCACTACACAATTCTATCCAACTACATTGGTGATATCCCTCGATGgatttcatcctcattaCATTTCGGGAGAGGTTACTCCATTTTtgcatcaacttctcaCTGAAGAGACAAGTTATAGCGCCCCTTATATGACTCCAACAAATCCTTCTGTCACGTTTACGAATCATTACACTTTAGTGACCGGATTGAAGCCGATCTATCATGGTATAATATCAAACAACTTCTACGATTCTGCGCAGAATGAAGAGTTTATTGACACCGATGATTCCATTGCTTTGAATCCTAAATGGTGGGGAGGAGAACCTGTCTGGTCAACGGCTGCTAGACATGGAGTTTCTTCGGCAGTTCATATGTGGCCAGGCTCAGAGGTGAAACGttatgatgatttgaacCCAATGTATGTCGATAAATTCAACAAGACGGAACTTCTCAGTagaaaacttgaaagaattTGTACGTGGCTAGACTTACCTATTGGTAAGAGACCGGAACTCTTGATGTCTTATGTTCCAAATGTCGATACAGCGGGTCACAAGTATGGCATATCCGGAGAAGCACTAAAGCAAGAGCTCAAATATGTCGACGAGTATTTGAAAGGAATATATGTGAATCTCAGTGAAAGGAATCTTTTGGATGTTGTTAATGTGATTATTCTCTCTGACCATGGTATGGCTCCGACTTCTAACGGAAGAATTATATATCTTGACGATATTGTTGGTAAGGAGAACTTAGCGAAAGTGGAATATACCGATGGCTGGCCAATGTACGGCATACGTCTATACAACGATTCTGATGTGGAAAGGGTTTTCAAGGATATGAAAAGAAACTATTTAATCGACATTCACAAGAACCATTACAGCATTCATTTGCGCGAAGAGATTACAGACGAGATGTTTGGAGGTTCGGATGGCAAATATGCCTCTAGAATAGCTCCGATATGGATTCTTCCAAAGGTAGGATACTCAATAATCACACGAGCTGAGATGAATCAGAAAGGCGGCAAATACACTCCATTGGGGGTGCATGGTTATAGCAGAACAGAAGTGCTTATGAGGGCGTTATTTATGGGTACAGGGCCATTCTTCCAGACTCGGTTggggaagaagaatatcaaATTAAAGCCGTTTTCCAATACGGAAGTTTACAATATTATCTGTGATTCCCTGAACATCGAACCTGCTTCGAATAACGGTACTTACACATCACCCTCATATATTCAGCTTGATAATATTTTAGAAGAAGGATGGAAGGACCCACATCAATATCCGGATGTACCATTTCCTGTCGAGATTTTGGATGTGAAGTCTACGTACGACCTGTTGTACTCAGGCGATGTTGATACAGACGGGAAATGGAAGggaacagaagaaactgaGGAGTCCGAGGATGAAAACGATTCAGAGGAGTCAGAGACAGATATGGAAGATGTAAACCCCCCAGAAACAGAACCTGTTAAGGACGGATCTGACGAATCTCAAGgatctgatgatgatcgCCATGgatctgatgatgatcacCATGGATCGGAAAGCACTGTCTGGAGCAAGCTCGGAGACATAGTGGACGATTTAGTGGACGGAATAGGAAATATGATAGGGGATGTTGAGGAGGCTATAGAACCACGGTAA
- the ELP3 gene encoding Elongator subunit (BUSCO:EOG093417QT), producing the protein MKGPKGKQILAPERERFLQCCGDISVELVSDLKEGREIKLNGIITRNSKKYKLKQQPRLTDVISSIPDQYKKYLLPKLKAKPVRTASGVAVVAVMCKPHRCPHIAYTGNICVYCPGGPDSDFEYSTQSYTGYEPTSMRAIRARYDPYEQARGRVEQLRQLGHPVDKVEYIVMGGTFMSLPKDYRENFIVQLHNALTGYNGTDLDEAIRFSQQSQTKCIGITIETRPDYCTPTHLDDMLRYGCTRLEIGVQSLYEDVARDTNRGHTVKAVCETFCYAKDAGYKVVSHMMPDLPNVGMERDLEQFKEYFENPAFRTDGLKIYPTLVIRGTGLYELWKNGLYKSYNANMLIDLVARILALVPPWTRVYRVQRDIPMPLVTSGVENGNLRELALARMKDFGTACRDVRTREVGIRDIHSKVKPDQVELIRRDYYANGGWETFLSYEDPKQDILIGMLRLRKASKKYTYRKEFRAQPTSIVRELHVYGSVVPLHSRDPRKFQHQGFGTLLMEEAEKIAKEEHGSTKISVISGVGVRNYYKRLGYVLDGPYMSKMI; encoded by the coding sequence ATGAAAGGACCTAAGGGAAAGCAGATATTGGCTCCCGAAAGGGAAAGATTTCTTCAGTGTTGTGGAGACATTTCAGTGGAATTGGTTTCGGATCTTAAGGAGGGTAGAGAAATCAAGCTCAATGGAATCATTACTCGAAATTCCAAGAAATACAAATTGAAGCAACAGCCGAGATTGACTGATGTGATTTCATCCATTCCAGATCAATATAAGAAGTATCTACTACCTAAATTGAAGGCTAAACCTGTCAGAACTGCCTCTGGCGTTGCTGTGGTGGCTGTCATGTGCAAACCTCACAGATGCCCCCATATCGCTTATACGGGTAACATATGTGTATATTGCCCGGGAGGACCTGATTCCGACTTTGAATACTCTACGCAGTCATATACGGGTTATGAACCTACTTCTATGCGCGCAATCAGGGCTAGATACGATCCCTACGAACAGGCGAGAGGAAGAGTTGAGCAACTCAGACAGCTAGGACATCCTGTGGATAAGGTTGAATACATTGTTATGGGGGGTACCTTTATGTCATTACCAAAGGATTATAGAGAGAACTTTATAGTACAGTTGCACAATGCATTGACGGGCTATAATGGCACTGATCTTGATGAGGCCATCCGATTTTCTCAGCAATCACAGACAAAGTGCATTGGTATTACGATTGAAACTCGTCCTGACTATTGTACACCTACTCATTTAGACGATATGTTAAGGTACGGTTGTACTCGTTTAGAGATTGGAGTCCAATCATTGTACGAGGATGTTGCTAGAGACACGAATAGAGGACATACTGTGAAGGCAGTTTGTGAAACATTCTGCTATGCCAAAGATGCTGGTTACAAGGTTGTTTCTCATATGATGCCCGATCTTCCTAATGTGGGAATGGAGAGAGATTTGGAACAATTTAAAGAGTATTTCGAGAATCCTGCTTTCCGGACCGACGGATTGAAGATTTATCCAACTTTGGTGATTCGTGGAACTGGCTTATACgaactttggaagaacGGATTGTACAAGTCTTACAATGCCAACATGTTGATAGACTTGGTAGCACGGATTCTTGCGCTTGTTCCACCATGGACCCGTGTCTACCGTGTTCAGAGAGATATACCAATGCCCTTGGTCACTTCTGGCGTCGAAAATGGCAACTTGAGGGAGTTGGCGTTGGCCAGGATGAAAGATTTTGGTACTGCATGCAGAGATGTGCGTACAAGAGAGGTTGGCATTCGTGATATACACTCTAAGGTGAAACCAGATCAAGTTGAGCTTATTCGTCGTGATTATTATGCCAATGGTGGTTGGGAGACTTTCCTTTCTTACGAGGATCCAAAACAAGACATTCTTATTGGTATGCTTAGACTCAGAAAGGCTTCTAAGAAGTACACTTATAGAAAAGAGTTTAGAGCACAACCAACGAGTATTGTTCGTGAGTTGCATGTTTATGGCTCCGTGGTGCCTTTGCATTCGAGAGATCCCAGAAAATTCCAGCATCAGGGTTTTGGAACTCTTCTCatggaagaagcagagaaaattgccaaagaagaacatgGTTCCACCAAGATTAGCGTTATTTCTGGTGTTGGCGTCAGAAACTATTATAAGAGACTTGGTTACGTGCTGGATGGTCCTTACATGTCGAAGATGATTTAA
- a CDS encoding uncharacterized protein (BUSCO:EOG09342RGS), with protein sequence MFSVSKLLPLRKFVPRSPRSLWGYARGIRFSGTLKQHEGMTESPVITKTAEKRDLILTILNSTATKREARYYLQRYPLMEENDIYKNKNEVIYDSLPNRQASNNKKYEAYIDDLLNTGTSQSDAKFESGYGGSLDDTVGDEMQLTDTIRVMLVRIRNLDGLSDSIVKGIGATLSKCMKLGASPIIVLDTPAESDCSSGEPIAMVIKSMNERCSRLIALLESSCDLQMRAIPGLFQLDSQGNAKFVMQELAMVPLFQGMIPVLTTWVVDKRTSTERKVTSLDIMKYAIQSFGLIDHRYKAEHNNNTTDFVSVEKIVFIDELGGIPSLERYESSHVLINLLQEHDSVKRELEQCLLTDSQREIHRGNFDEMNELLSMVPHATGIITTPKIATLRRLRRTTNPIILNILTDRPTISSSLPVDLKKTPLLNTTIIKRGIPIQIHISKGSDQGLDLLELDSKGIIDLGKLKRLIDDSFGRTLDMTHYLNRINNHVAGLIIAGDYEGGAILSWEKCPTDPSRTVVYLDKFAVLKRLQGLPGLADIVFKAMLVNFKDELIWRSRTNNPVNKWYFDRSRVNYCIPGTHWRMFYSGNKAPNEKDFRDYTSICAGIKPSFK encoded by the coding sequence ATGTTTTCGGTATCAAAACTTCTGCCGCTCCGAAAGTTTGTTCCACGATCGCCACGATCGTTGTGGGGTTACGCTCGGGGTATAAGGTTCTCCGGTACTCTGAAACAGCATGAAGGGATGACTGAATCTCCCGTTATAACGAAAACTGCTGAAAAAAGAGACCTCATTCTAACCATACTCAACTCTACAGCCACTAAACGAGAAGCTAGGTACtatcttcaaagatatccATTAATGGAGGAAAATGACATTTATAAGAACAAGAATGAGGTGATTTATGATAGTCTTCCTAATAGGCAGGCGTCCAATAATAAGAAGTATGAGGCCTACATTGATGATCTACTAAACACGGGTACCAGTCAATCTGATGCTAAGTTTGAATCCGGCTACGGCGGAAGTTTGGATGACACGGTTGGTGATGAAATGCAGCTGACTGATACCATCAGAGTTATGCTAGTGAGAATCAGAAACCTCGATGGACTATCCGATTCAATAGTTAAGGGTATAGGTGCGACATTAAGCAAATGTATGAAACTTGGAGCTTCTCCGATTATAGTTCTGGATACCCCTGCTGAAAGCGACTGCAGTTCGGGCGAGCCAATCGCAATGGTTATTAAGAGCATGAACGAGAGGTGTAGCAGGCTAATTGCTCTTTTAGAATCAAGCTGCGACCTTCAGATGAGAGCGATACCAGGGCTTTTTCAATTGGATTCTCAAGGAAATGCTAAATTTGTGATGCAGGAACTCGCTATGGTTCCCCTATTTCAAGGTATGATACCTGTGCTAACAACCTGGGTAGTAGATAAAAGAACCAGTACGGAAAGAAAAGTCACATCTCTGGATATCATGAAGTACGCCATTCAATCGTTTGGCTTGATAGATCACAGATACAAAGCTGAACATAATAACAACACTACTGATTTCGTCAGCGTGGAAAAAATCGTGTTCATTGACGAGTTGGGTGGTATCCCTTCTCTAGAGCGGTACGAATCAAGTCACGTTCTTATTAACCTCTTGCAAGAGCACGATTCTGTTAAGAGGGAGCTTGAACAATGTCTATTGACTGATTCGCAAAGGGAAATTCATAGAGGcaattttgatgaaatgaaCGAACTACTTTCTATGGTGCCCCATGCTACCGGGATCATTACAACCCCGAAAATAGCCACTTTGCGTAGACTCAGAAGAACCACAAATCCAATTATTTTGAATATATTGACTGATAGACCTACAATTTCGTCTTCTTTGCCAGTTGACTTAAAAAAGACTCCCTTATTAAATACTACCATTATCAAAAGAGGTATCCCAATACAGATTCATATCTCAAAAGGGTCCGATCAAGGTTTAGATTTGTTGGAGCTTGATAGTAAAGGAATAATAGATTTGGGTAAGCTGAAACGTCTAATCGATGACTCTTTTGGAAGAACCTTGGATATGACCCACTACTTGAACAGAATCAATAACCACGTTGCAGGACTTATCATCGCCGGTGATTATGAAGGAGGTGCTATATTGTCTTGGGAGAAGTGTCCTACAGATCCCTCTAGAACTGTGGTCTATTTGGATAAATTTGCGGTGCTGAAAAGGCTTCAAGGGCTTCCGGGATTGGCGGATATAGTCTTCAAAGCGATGTTAGTGAATTTCAAGGATGAGCTGATTTGGAGGTCCCGAACAAACAATCCCGTTAATAAGTGGTACTTTGACCGGTCAAGGGTCAATTACTGTATCCCAGGTACTCACTGGAGAATGTTTTATTCCGGAAATAAGGCACCTAATGAAAAAGACTTCAGAGACTATACCAGTATTTGTGCGGGTATTAAGCCATCCTTTAAGTAA